Part of the Pirellulales bacterium genome is shown below.
GATGCTCATGGCCGTTGTCTTCCGTGACAAATAGCTGTTGGCAAACACGCCGGCGCGGTGCGAAAGGCCGCCGGCGAAGTCCGTTCATTGCCTGATGTTATGGGGACAGGAATTGTATCGCCGCAGGCCGTTTGCCACAACGCAAAAGCCACTGCTAGCAAAGCAAAAATGCCCGGCCAATTGCGCGCAATTTTGCAGTGCCGCAACCAATTTGCAAGAAACAGCCCGCTAGGCAAAAAATCAAAAATGTGGCGCCCGTTGATTGACACCGGCATAATCTGCCAATATATTGGCACATGCCAATTGATTAACACATAAAGGATTGCCAGATATGCCTGCCAAAACGCCGCTGGAACTGGGCAAACGCGAACGGCAAATTATCGAAACGGTGCAACGCCTGGGCGAAGCATCGGTGGCCGAGGTGCGCCAGAATTTGGCCGATGCCCCCAGCTATTCCGCCGTCCGCACGATGTTGGGGCTGTTGGTCGAAAAGGGGTGGCTCAAGTATCGCCAGAATGGAAAGCGGTACTTGTACCGTTCTGCGGCCTCGCGCGAGCATTCGCAGCGCACAGCCTTGCGGCGACTGCTGGGGACGTTCTTCGGCAATTCGCCCAGCGACGCCATGGCTGCGCTGTTAGATATTTCCGCCGATAACATGACCGACGATCAGCTTCAGCA
Proteins encoded:
- a CDS encoding BlaI/MecI/CopY family transcriptional regulator, encoding MPAKTPLELGKRERQIIETVQRLGEASVAEVRQNLADAPSYSAVRTMLGLLVEKGWLKYRQNGKRYLYRSAASREHSQRTALRRLLGTFFGNSPSDAMAALLDISADNMTDDQLQQIMRLIDDARQEKRA